Below is a window of Gopherus evgoodei ecotype Sinaloan lineage chromosome 21, rGopEvg1_v1.p, whole genome shotgun sequence DNA.
ggtcaggactgaggggactGGAGCAGGCCCACTGACCGCAGTTTAGGGacccaccaggttagggagcgGCTGAGAGGGATTTGGAGGatataagggtacgtctacacagcaactagatagCTGGGACCCTCCAATCTCACAGGGTCCTAAGGCCCtgacatctacacagcagtgaaacagccccgcagccttaGCCTCAGGAGCCTGAGTCgactgacatgggccagccgctCGTGTCTACTCACTGTGTAAACTCTCTGTGCATCTGCCCGAGTCACCTCCTCTAGCTGAGTAGTTTTCCTTCTGCACTATGGGGCTGCCTTAGTCCCGGGGGCCTGACCAGCTGCTCAGAGTCAGAGCTAATCAGGGCTGCCTCTCCATTTGCCTTCCCGAGAGAAATAATCGAAACATTGGGGATATCGAACAGTAGTTAAAGAAACAGACAGACAGGTGGTTGTGTAGGGGGATGGATGCACTGACATGACTCACCGACCATGAACCTCTTCGATAACAGATTTTAttcattacaaaagaaaaaaattataaaacaaaacaaacctttcaaaataaatatactaccgctctgtacacacacagagccgGGCCCCCGGGCCAGACCCGCTCTGTAAACACACAGAGCCGGGCCCCCGGGCCAGACccgctctgtacacacacacagagccgggCCCCCGGGCCAGACCcgctctgtacacacacagagccgGGCCTCGGGCCAGACCTGCTGTGAAAGGGCCCTAAAAAAGTCCAACCCCCAAACCCACAGGGACTAGGCACCTACAAAACCCCTTAATCATCTTTGACTGTCCCTACTTCATAAACCAGACAAACCGTGGGGGATCGGGGCCAGTGATTCcagcccatgggaaggagacaggAAGGGGGGAGACAGGAAGGGGGAATGTGGAAAAGGAGAGGCGGAGAAAGGGCACAGCACAGGTGCTGATGAAGGAGGCATTGGTGGGCTTGGTAGGGGTCTCCTAGTCCCAGTGcaatttcttcacatctgggATCAGCCCATTGGAGTGGTTTATTGGGGTACCAGGGGCAGAGCTTGGGTAGAGCTCATTGCCATGGGAGAGATGGCCATGTTGAGTGGAGAGAGAATGGGAAAAGAGGGGCCTCTGTTCctctttgtgtatgtgtgtgtgggggggaaatcacCCCATTCTCAGTCCCCATCCTTTGCCCCAATACCCAGTTGTAAATCCCCTGCCAGCCCTACAAGCCTCTCTAAGCCATTATATTCATGGGATCCACCAGTGGGCAGCAAACAGCAGGACAAGTCTGACCCTTCCAGTAGCAGGGAGGGCAAGAAGCTATCTTTGCACATTCTCTCCCCAGAGCATCATTCGCTCTGCACTCGGTATGCCACTCTAGCTGCCGCCTGGGTGCCAGGTGCCTGCGTCTTGCCATTCACCACCAGCAGGAGTGGGGTCTCCACACGGATCCCAGGGAAGGAGAAGCTCTGGGGGTACCGTGGAGACAGAGAAGTCAGTCAGAAGGGCGGTTAGCTCTGGAATCCTACTGATGGATGTTTGCACATCCTGGATTGAAATTTCCCCACCCATCTATGAGGCTGGGCAAATTCCACTGCTAACTCCTACTGAGGGTGACTTTCATTTCATGTGCTGAGGGTTCCAAACCCGCCTACAGGAGCTGAGTGCGCAAATTTAACAGGTGTCAGGAGCCCAAATCCCATAGGTAGCTGTAAAAAACCTGAAGAGCCAGTGTGTCGTCCTCCCACCTTCCTGCAGAAGACTGAGATGTGCTCTAGTGAGGGAGTAGGTGCCCAATCTCCCAGCAACAGAGTCAAAATTAACTTTTTCCCTGCTGGGCAACTAGTGGGCTTCTGCTTCCCTGGACGTGGGGGTGAATATTGGGGTAGGGAATtgcaacccctctcccccaatttAAAGGCATTTCCTCTACCCCATTTAAAGGGGGCTGAGAAAGACACATCGCCCGCACCGTGCTGTGAGAAAGGCCCCATCATTCTGGCATCCGTGGCCCTGTAACTGAGGTCTAACAGTTCACATAGGAAGTGATGCACTTAGCAGACAGGAAGTGTGGAGTTCATTCATGCCTCCAGCCATcgcagtgggggtgggaagaaacAGGTGGAGGGAGGGGCATGAGGAAAGAGTGGGGATTAACCCTTAAACTGAAGAAGGGCTATAGTTCTGTATCAACCTATTGCTGGTGAATTCCCATATCCCTCCTCCCGCAGGGCGAGGCCTAGGAATCCCTCCAGTActaagcctggggcagggaggaccGGGCCACACTCACCTTGCCCTCGTGCTGGACGTGGTGATGCCGGAGGTGCGGCTCAGGGATGGCCACTGAGTCGCCGATGAGCACACCCCAGCTCTGGACCATGTTATAGACAGTGACAGCAAAACAGGGGCCCTTGGAGTCAACCAGGCCGAACGTGCTGCCAGAAAACCAGGCCAGAGTGTGAGTAAGGTGATGGAACAGGAGGTGAGGGGACAGACGGATGGTGCTGAGGAtgcatagatggatggatggatggaaggccACATGGATGGCTATGAGAATGGTTGGATGGGTGTACAGCACTGAGGAACATGGGTGGGTGAATGGAGCTCAGGACTGACAGAAGGATGGACAGAGCTCAGGACTGACAGATGGACAGCAGGACGAACAGGGCTCAGAACTGACAGATGGGTAGCAAGATGGACGGATCAACATAGCTCAGGACTGACAGATGGACAGCAGGAGGATAGGCAACATCAACAAAAAGCActacagatggatggatggacaggtgGTACTCACAAGGGCACCTTCTCGTCTGTGGTGAGGCTGAAGACCACCCTGCCCAGCACTACAGCCCCAGTGTTCACACCTGGCTGTAAGGCGCTCAGGAGCCGATGCTCCAGTGCTACCTTATGGCCTGAGGACCCCTGGTACCGCCCATCCCCACAGGGGCCCAGGTGGGATGGGCGCAGGCTTCCCAACATGCTCTGCAGCTTCTTAACCTTCACTTTGCcctgcagggggaggaaggagggcagggttACTGACTGAGACATGTCTCCCTGTAAgccaggcaggggagagcagggacGAGGAGAGATGCTCTACCTTGTTCTCCAGGAGGCTGGTGAGTCGCTCCAGGAAATCCAGAAGCTGCTGCAGGCGCTTCTGGGGTTCGGGCCAGGCTGGGTCAAGGGTTGTCGCACGGGAAAACCCCTCCAGGGCCTCCGTATAATTCTCCTCATATTTATGCAGCTGACCCAAGAGAAACACAGCACAGTGCGAGGGTTACGGCAGTGGGGCTTGGCACAAGGACTCTAGTGGGTTAGAGTGAGgaagctgggaaccaggactcctggtttccatTCCTGGCTCAAGGTGTGAGGGGGATAGGGGGAAGCCCACTAGGTTAGAGCAGCACGTGCAGGTAATCGGGAtttctgggtttaattcctggctctgggaggggagtggggtctaatggttagaccAGAATTTACAGAGCTCATgccttccagcagggggcagcagacacagggacacagagCCCCTAAAACCACATTGGGGAACTGATGCTGGCACTGCCTCCCAGGGGAAAGTGCCCCTCTGAGACCTTGACACCTTTTGGTCACACCTttcactcccctccctcccaccttctCACCGTAGCTCTGTTGAGGTGCAGGTCTGGGTTATAGGATGCTGTAGGATCCACCTTTTCCTAGGATGGAGAGGAAATCATTATCAGAGCGTCCCCATTGAGCgttctgccctgctccctgcagcacaaggcTCCCTTGCAACAAGTAGAAGACAGGGCAGTACCTACTGCCTGGGCATACGCACTTAGGGCCTGCTGGGAGATACTGGGGTTCTGACCTGTGTTGAAGAACAGCGAGAGGTAGGCATTTCCCAGGATGTCTGCGGCAGAGAGACAcagaggttagcacagagaacaAATGGACACAGGACGTCAAAGAAGATGAACAGCTGGCTGGTTGGAGGCATATAGCTAAGAATAGAGGACTGATGGATCACTCCAGCTGAGGATGGGTGGAGGGATGGCTATAGCTGaggatggatgggtggagggaTATAGCTGAGGGGAATGGATGGCTACAGCTGAGAATGGAGGGTTGACTGCATGGATATCGCTGGGGTATACTATTCTACCCCGAGTCAGGTGACAGGCAGGAAGTTGGAGAGCATACTGAgaagcctgagcccctcccagctGGTGCCATGTGGGGTCCCAGTGTCCTTTGAAGCAGGGAGTGAGCAGGAGCAAtgcttggaggagagaaaggggcTGTCACTCACACCATGACCGGCCATCCCGCACGTCCATCTGGACAGCCAGCTTGGCCTGACGGACACTGTCCATGATATTCTGGGCATGCTGCTCTGTGCTCTCGGCTCGCAGCTGCCGCAGCACCATGGACAGATTCTGCAGCGAGACCTTGTTCTTCCGCTGGGGAGAGACACGGCGCCAGGGTCAGCACCTCAGCCCGGCCTCCCGCCTCCCCACCCATGCCCTCTCTGCCTTCAGATTGACCAGCCctggctccccttccctcccctctcctgaatcagcccctcagcccagccagccctggctccccttCCCGGAATCAGCCCCTCACCCCTCCACCTGGTCGGCCCCTTGGctccagcttcccagcctccCATCGGACAACCGGGTCTCTCCCTTCTCTACCCCCTGGGATCAGCTAAACCAGCCCACTGGGATGCCTCGGGGTGGGACTCACATGCCCCAGAGCCCCAGAGAAGCAGGTTTGGGCTGCTGTGATGTCGCCCTTTTTCCAGTAGGCCTCGCCCAGCTGGTTCCAGGCTTCCACCAGCTCCGGGTCCAGCTTCACAGCCTTGGCCAGCAGCTCCTCAGCCTGGGGCTTGTAGTCGGGTGTAACGTTCAGAGCCTTCCCCTTCAGCATCAGTGCCCAAGCCCGGCCTTGGGAACAGcctggagagacagagacacaaagGGAGGGCATAGCCTGTGGCAcaaatcccctccagccccagggcagtgggctggctgggtcagggggtgaggaatggggcaggggcccttCTCCTCTTGAGGACATCAGCTCGCCTCCAGTCCCgcggcagggggctggatggctCAGGAGATGAGAAATGGGACACTGGTCCTTACCCCTCTAGGGTCACCTACtccaatccagccccagggcgggggaCTAGTTGGCTCAGGAGTGGGACATGGGGATTTTCCCCTCTAAGGGGCTCTGGATCCAATCCAGCCCCAGGGGGCCCTAGGTCTGGCTAgctcatgggggtggggaatgggacgtGAGGTTTTCCCCTTTAGGGCAGGGGGGGCATTTCCCTCTTATACCCAGTTACCATCTATCTCACCCATCTGCTGTAGCGTTTTCTCCATTTCCTCCAGCACGTCCTGCTGCTTTCTCCCAGCATCCTCCACGCTGTGGCTTTCAAAGTAGTGATCCCGGAGATAGTACAGGCCATCGACCAATTCCTGTGAGGATGGGGGACAGGTgggtgaggggcaggggtgggaacgATCACATCGGTAAACTACACCCTAGCAGCCACAGCTGCCTAAGGGGGCAcatagcctggtggttaaggcactggcctAAGACTCCCGAAACCAGGGTTCAAAGCCCAGCTTCACCAGAGACTAGACTAGACCGGTAACCTGGGGTAAGTCACTCACAGCCCGCAGGAACCGGCAGATGCAGAGTTcacccccccagctgcagccgcaGCAGCCCCGCCGGTACCTGCAGGGTTTGCACGGCCTGGCggcttcccccttctccctccgcAGCCATGTTCGCCGAGCTCCGCCCCCCCTGCCTCGGCTGAGCGCGCTGCAGGGCGAGCCTGGCCGGGCAGCGGGGAGAGTAGGGACCTCTCTGGGGCGGGCGGGGGGAATGCGGCACTCAGCGCTCGCCCCCTCCCTTGcattgctctgcacacacacagccctgactgctgcctcctcccacagctcctgtatTGCAACATCCTACACAGCCCCTGCATTTCTTCCTCCCATACACACACAATCCCTATATTCCTACACACATTGCTGGCATTGGTCCCCACACTTCCCTCCATTTACCAGCCCTCTGCAACCTAGCCTGGGGTCCCcatattaggcctgaataaagatatagcagacaaaaccaggtatgccaacctgaccaaagtcaggctaacagaggtttgtgggtaatccctgagtggaaaacactgagaagcagcagcatgtctcacaagcactgggaaaaagtgagataaaagagaagctgcattcctggcatagtaccagatgtgctgtgttcgggcagctccttcgaagaattgataagagccctagtttcccagcctccttgttttcactccctggttttgttctttgtttgtttttaactcccctacatttctaactttaggcatgcatgtatactaaaggtgtctagtttctagttgttagaagaagggggtgggttgctccagtgaataatttatgacgcgatggaactgtctatataggcttatactaagatgtaaagagcgggctggttctctcgggagacgagctgctctctattgatgcgtgcacttgtcaataaagagcttttgatcggaccttgctggtgttccctgtctctctcgcggtcagacaacgaactttgccgtcggggttagagtccctgacacccACATTGCCCACTCCTGGGATCCCTTTTTAATTCCATGCCCTGCTAGAGGTGCCAATGTCTATGTTTCTCCAGGATTGTCCCTTCATAGCTGTCCTGGGAAGTCGGTTTGGGAGCTATCAGCTGTCCAGTGTGATGGGCTCAGGACTATCGCAGCTGTCCCGTGTTTTTGCATCTCAGAGGTGGCAGCCCTCCAGACCTCCCagtagtctgctttgattctttGACCCCCAGTGCTATGTCCCAGTTgaagcagctcctgtcctgtggggctggctgggtttGGTTCCCTGATCCAGGCGTTGTGCCCTGACTCCCGCTACATGGGTTGAAGCTGTGACGGGTTCCCCCTggagtgccacctggaactggggttccactgagccctctgacacACCAGGccaggctccctctcacactgtgctgctgtgataaGCTGTAGACCACTCCCAGACTTACACTCTCACCAGCATttgcacaggcagggacacattcagctgcagttacatgcagccTGACCAaacactgcatgaaccaacagcaatagagaggctacagcctagtgttgcagacacagcagtgccagaggcaagcaacagcggtttgttgcccagagtgcttaagcgccaataaacacaccagggtggagaagcaaacagccaaatttatttgagatctcaaagcagtgcagggagaataactcaaatcaagcacacctaaaacaagcagcaaagaatcctgtggcaccttatagactaacagacgttttggagcatgatcatgctccaaaacgtctgttagtctataaggtgccacaggattctttgctgcttttacagatccagactaacacggctaccctctgatactaaaacaagcagtttcttccttttatatcccagttgtttactacaaaactttcttgctgactagctgatttctcactcccccctcctttcccatccagctgcagtatcttttctcattcagttttttgttttcccccttcctcctccctctccgctgctgagacatgtatacagtaccTTAAAACTTTGCAGCTTGGGCTCCCCACCCGCATTCCAAGTCCTTTTCTTCCAGAGCTTCTGTCAGGtgctgagttgtgggggagtgaagaacaaTAGATGAGATCACTCCCTGCCTTGTATAGCTTTTCCATATAGCGGAAACCATTTGTTTCAAATTTGGGTCtcagaccagtttgtggaaaaatacaggtacccaaAATGGAGGTCAGAGTCATGTGCTCTGGTCACATACCCTtgcagagtcatagcagccattacttatgGGCTGTCTGGAGCATTCTCAGGAGGCTCACCAGGTGAgaaataagcttctcctaaggcctgttGTTTTTCCTAATGACCCAATACCCTGAATGggcccttcccaaccagctaCCTAGACTGGAAGCATCTTCCTGagtgttcttcactccccaggtgtaactacatttgaaatacagatacatagtcaatattcataactttacacacaaaaatgatacatgcatacaaacaggataatcatattcagcaaatcataacttttccaatgacatgtCACATGATTCATCTTGTACAaattgcatcataattatgtcataatcatcaTAATCGTCCCCCCATGAATATGGGGTCTAGTGTCACAGAAGCGATGCTCGTATTTAGCCTGGCCCCATTGTGGCGGGAGTGGGGACACAGCAAGGCCAAACACAAACATCGCTGTGACTCCATACACCAGGAGCCATAGTACAACACCTGGAGCGGGGAACctagcccagccagccccacaggatAGAAGTTGCCACTGTAGGGTAAGTATGGAACAGGCTTGCTCTGCAACTCCCCTcgccactccccccaccctgggggcagcacctgaccCCTCAGGGGCCTTCCACCCCTAGGCAGCACCtagccccccccacatccccaggccTCCTTTCCCCTGGAGGCAGCACCCATCCAACTTTAGCCACTTGAAATACCGGCAGGTGTGACCCTACCCAGCCTGCGCTGcccacctagggttgccaactttccaacgtctgaaaacaggacacccctgctctgccctctccccctgaggttctgccctctccccaaggctctccccatcctcactcctctcccctccaatgGTAACAAAAACACCTAAACCCCAAAGCAGGAATTATTGCAGAAAATTGCATGTTTCCTACCCCTCTTTCAATCTTAACCTTTATCACATGTTCTGAGGGGTGTTTGAAAATTTGCTGCAATACTTGTATTCATATTTGTCAGAGTGCTCTGGGAAGTGTCAAGGAGTTGCTCATTACTAAGCTCATTACTAAGAAGCTGGccgagcagagcagtttgtgggatggcaAGTGGAGTTGAGCAGTTTGCGGGCCAGTTGGAGCGGCCTGTGGGATGGTGAATAGAGTGAAGCAGACGGCCGATGGGACTGCAAGCGGAGCGGAGTGgagctaagcagctggcagagcagagcagtttgtgggatggcgAGCAGA
It encodes the following:
- the LOC115638248 gene encoding tetratricopeptide repeat protein 5-like; the protein is MAAEGEGGSRQAVQTLQELVDGLYYLRDHYFESHSVEDAGRKQQDVLEEMEKTLQQMGEIDGCSQGRAWALMLKGKALNVTPDYKPQAEELLAKAVKLDPELVEAWNQLGEAYWKKGDITAAQTCFSGALGHRKNKVSLQNLSMVLRQLRAESTEQHAQNIMDSVRQAKLAVQMDVRDGRSWYILGNAYLSLFFNTGQNPSISQQALSAYAQAEKVDPTASYNPDLHLNRATLHKYEENYTEALEGFSRATTLDPAWPEPQKRLQQLLDFLERLTSLLENKGKVKVKKLQSMLGSLRPSHLGPCGDGRYQGSSGHKVALEHRLLSALQPGVNTGAVVLGRVVFSLTTDEKVPFTFGLVDSKGPCFAVTVYNMVQSWGVLIGDSVAIPEPHLRHHHVQHEGKSFSFPGIRVETPLLLVVNGKTQAPGTQAAARVAYRVQSE